The nucleotide window CCCGGCTGGACTGGATGTTCTTCGTCGAGATGCTCATCATCGGGCTCGCCGCGCTGGCGATCGCGGGCCCCTACGTCACCCGTAAGGGCAATCCGATCGCTGTGGTGCTCGACGACTCGGCCGCGATGCAGGCCGCAGCAGGATCCGGACGCACCCGCTTCGAGGCGACACGCGCGGCCCTCACCGACGCACTCGCGCGCGAAGGTCCGGGCGAGGTCACGCTCTATCTGACCGCCCCGCAGCCTCATCGAGCCGGCCCGCCCTTCGTGGGCGCTGCCCAAGCGTCGGCTGCGCTCGGCGATTTGCACCCTACCGACGCGCCGTCGGATCAGGCGGCATTGAGCACGCTTCTTGGCGCGCTTGCTTCCGACACGCGCCTTCGCCGGGTGATCTATGCGGGGGCGCGGCCGCTTGTGGCGCCGGTGCCGGCGCGGATCGAAGCCTTCGCGGCCGGCGATCCGCTGCCCAATTATGCGATCGGATCGTTCGTGCTCCGGCGCGAGTCGCTGGGACAGGCCGCGCTGCATGCCCGGTTGACGGTGGCCAATTTCAGCCCTGCGGCGCAAACCCTGCAAGTAGCGATCGCGGGCGACGGCAAGACCGTCGGACACGCGCAGGCGCGTCTGGAGCCCGGCCAGGTCGGCGCGCTCGAGTTTCCCAACCTCGCGCCGGCCCGCGTCTATCGCGCGGCGCTCGCGCCGGGCGACGGCTTTCAGCTCGACAACGTTGCCTGGGCGACCGCGGGCGCGGTCAAATCGATCTCGATCCTGTTCGTGACGCCAACTCCCGCAGACGCCGCAGGCCTGGATGCGCTGCCCGGGATATCGGTCCGCGTCGCGTCGCCTTCAAGCTTCTCGCCCAAGGATCTCGCGCTCGCCGACCTCGCGATTTTCGAGTACGCGGTGCCCAAGGAGATGCCACCGGTCAACACGCTGCTGGTGATGCCGCCGCCGGCGGATCCGGTCTTCGGCTTTAACGTGCAGCCGACCTCCAGCGTCCAGATCACGGGATGGCCGCCGACCGGAGCACTCACCGATTCGGTCAATTTCCGTCTGCTCGACCTGCACGGCGGCGAATACCTCGGCCAGCATCCGTGGCTTCAGGCGATCGTCACTGGCAGCGGCGGCGCTCTGATGCTTGCAGGCGAACGCTCCGGCCATCGCATCGTCGCGCTCGGCTTCAATCCCTTTCCCTACCTCGGGCGGCAAAACCTGCCGATGTCGGTGCTGACGCTCAACGCGCTGAGCTACCTCGCCGGTTTCGGCGCCGAAACTGCCGGCTACCGCACGGGCGACCCCTGGATCGTGCCGGCCGGCATTGAGGCAATCGTGCCGCCCGAGGGACACAAGATCAAAGTGACGCCGGGAATGCTGTTCACCGGCGCCAACCTGCAGGGCCTCTATCAGCTCGTCGCGGCTGACGGGGCCAAATCCGAGCGCGCGGTCAACCTCGCCAACCTGCGCGCATCCGACCTCGAAAACACGCCCTCGATGAAGATCGAGGCGGGCGGGTCGGGCGCGATGGCCGAGGTCGCGCCGCGGCGCGCGCCGGTGGCCTACGACTTCATCCTGGCGATCGTCGCGCTGGTGATCGTCGAGGCGTTGATCGCCTATCGCCGCCGCCGGCCGGCGGTCACGGTCTAGCAATGCACCCGGGCGGCCTTCGTAACCTGGACCTCATGCTGGCCGGCATCAAGCTGGCCAATCCGGGCGCGCTGTGGCTGTTGATCGCGGTCGGCGTGATCCTTGCCTGGTCGCTGCTTGCCGTGGACACGCCGCGCAAGCTGTTGGCGCCGTTCCTGCGCGCGGCAGTGCTCGCGCTCTGCGTGCTGGCGCTCGCCGATCCGCAGACGATCACGCGCACCGAGGGTACGACGCGGCCGGCCGTTATCGACGCCTCGGCCAGTATCACCGAAGCGATGCGCACGTGGACGGCCAGGCTCTTGCGCGACGATCTGAAGCTGCGCGGCAGCGACCCGGCGGTGATTTTTGGGACCGATGCCGAGCCGACCACGGTCGCCGGCGCGCTCGACAGGCTCGACGGCAAGGGCGGATGCGCAACCTGCGCGCCCGGGGCAACCGACCTCGAGGCTGCGCTGCAAAAGGTCGCCGCCAATCCCGCCGCCCATGACGGGTCGGTCGTGCTGGTGACCGACGGATGGCAGAACCATGGCGACGCCGAACGCGCGCTCGGCGCGATCCGCTCGGCGGGCATCCAGCTTTACATCTTCACGCCGCCCGGCGCGCGCGACATTCCGAACGTCGCGAT belongs to Candidatus Binataceae bacterium and includes:
- a CDS encoding BatA domain-containing protein — protein: MGLLNPSALYYLLALIPALGLAYLVRERPRRVVVSSVLAFRTLRARRGRRFGGWPRLDWMFFVEMLIIGLAALAIAGPYVTRKGNPIAVVLDDSAAMQAAAGSGRTRFEATRAALTDALAREGPGEVTLYLTAPQPHRAGPPFVGAAQASAALGDLHPTDAPSDQAALSTLLGALASDTRLRRVIYAGARPLVAPVPARIEAFAAGDPLPNYAIGSFVLRRESLGQAALHARLTVANFSPAAQTLQVAIAGDGKTVGHAQARLEPGQVGALEFPNLAPARVYRAALAPGDGFQLDNVAWATAGAVKSISILFVTPTPADAAGLDALPGISVRVASPSSFSPKDLALADLAIFEYAVPKEMPPVNTLLVMPPPADPVFGFNVQPTSSVQITGWPPTGALTDSVNFRLLDLHGGEYLGQHPWLQAIVTGSGGALMLAGERSGHRIVALGFNPFPYLGRQNLPMSVLTLNALSYLAGFGAETAGYRTGDPWIVPAGIEAIVPPEGHKIKVTPGMLFTGANLQGLYQLVAADGAKSERAVNLANLRASDLENTPSMKIEAGGSGAMAEVAPRRAPVAYDFILAIVALVIVEALIAYRRRRPAVTV